The Symphalangus syndactylus isolate Jambi chromosome 1, NHGRI_mSymSyn1-v2.1_pri, whole genome shotgun sequence DNA segment GAAAAAGTGTGTACAAATACACTCATCTTTCATATTAAGAAAGCAAACACTGCTGTCTAAAgttggaaaacaatttttataaGTGAAGCTAAAACTCAAACTTTTAAATAAGTTTCCTTACTAACTTGAGAGAGAACTTCAAGAAACTAATTTCTTGTGGTAAAGAAGTATATTAATTCagcaatccatttcattccactttcATTTCTCTGCCTCTTCTGGTTAAGTGTAAATGAAATTTTCTTTAGCGTTTTTACTAAAAAATGGCATGATCCAATTTTTCTAATATTATATCCACTTATATGTATAGATACATGTCTGGAATGATGCATGCAAATagcaattattttgttatttgggTGGTGGAATTTCCCCCCCAACACCGCTTTTTACTTTAATGAACATGTATCATGTTTTAATATCAgccattattctttaaaaaagaataaagaacaaaggTCCTGCACTTTAATTCACAACATTTATCTTTCTAAATTTGGCTTAGCTCACTGTCAACATCTTGTCACTCAACAGAGAAGTTTGCTCTTGAATGCAGAATTTACTCTGATTTTCCTTTGTATTCCTCCAAGGAAGTATGGTATAACAGTTAAAAATGCCAAAACCTTTTctattcattatttaatttaatcctcacaactctgaGGCAAGTACTTTCCCTTTTTACAGAAAGACGAAATAATTTGCCTAAAAGGTCACATAGTTGTTAGGTGGTAATAAGAAGATTCAAAAACCAAGGTCAGACTACAAAGACAATCACTAGGTTTAGAGTAAGACAGGGCTAGGTTCAAATTCAGATTCTGTTACTAGgagtgtgatcttgggcaagtgacaaatttatcttcatttttttccatcttcaaaACAGGCAGATTACCAGGCTACCTCATTACatggttaaaaaaatcaataaaactctTGGTTCTCCATTTGGCACACAGCATTATATGTGGTGATAAGTTTCAAGTTCCTGTAACAGTAAGACCATCAAGAAGAGTATGATACCACAAAGGTAACTGCAAATAAATGGCAGAGAAACTTAAGTCATGCACCACTGAATCTTAATgaaaagtgttttcatttttctttgagtCTGTTCACAAAATATTATGATATTCAGGTATTATATAAATAACAGCTTCAGGAattataaaattaagtaaaatatgaCATAATATTAAATCAATTTGGGGCCAAGCAGAATAGATTAAGTTCCTGAGCATGAAGGTTACTACTTGGCCCCATTTAAGGTTGCATTAGGCAAACTAGTCctatttgagggaaaaaaatcatcatttaaaACCATTGCCTTAAAAGTAAAACCACAAATAAATTTTATGCTGTTTATCTCTGAAAATTAGTTTAACTTCTGACTCTACTTTCAAGCCCtaattacttcaaataaaaatttccaagctGTCTCTGTCCCCTGAAAAATGAACTTCTTATTGAACAAGGAGGCTATGAAAAATGGATTAAAATAGATAGCACTGATCTTAATAAGTAACCTGGCTGAAGTAAAAGTTTATCtgcatatttataataattaaagaacatttgaaaataaacttgggccgggcgcggtggctcacgcttgtaatcccagcactttgggaggccgaggcgggcggatcataaggtcaggagatcgagaccacggtgaaaccccgtctctattaaaaaatacaaaaaattagccgggcgtggtggcgggcgcctgtagtcccagctactcggagaggctgaggcaggagaatggcgtgaacccaggacgcggagcttgcagtgagccgagattgcgccactgcactccagcctgggcgaaagagcaagactccgtctcaaaaaaaaaaaaaaaaaaaaaaaaaaaaaaaaaaaaaaaaaggaaaataaacttaaCTTTTGAAAGAAGCAATCTCCATCACTTAAAAAGCTACtctatgggctgggtgcggtggctcatgcctgtaatcccagcattttgggaggctgaggcgggtggatcacgaggtcaggagatcaagaccatcctggctaacacagtgaaaccccgtgtctactaaaaatacaaaaaaaaaaaaattagccgggcgtggtggggggtgcctgtagtcccagctacttgggaggctgaggtgggagaatggcgtgaacttgggaggcagagcttgcagtgagccgagattgcgccactgcactccagcctgggtgacagagtgagactccgtaaaaaaaaaaaaaaaagccactctgAACCATAAATTCTGAACAGCTAATCTTTTCTATCTTCCAAGATacatataattcattattttgacTCTAAGTTTTAGCATAATGACATTTCCAGGTTATCAGCAGTAATAATGGTatataacatttaataaataactGCGTTAAAAAATACTGGAGCTTCAATATCACTGAATACATTAGTGAAACTTAAGAGACTGCTTTTCTAACCCCCAACAATCTGCACTAAAAGGCATACTTGAACATGCATACCTTAAGTCATCACTTGGTTCTTTTTTTACTGGAGTTTCCATGTACTTGGAGTCTGTTGATTGGTGCTCTCCAGCAACATTGGGCTCCTGGCTTCTCCTGGGGACCCCTGAAGTAAATGAGAGCTCCCCTTCATTGGAGACTCCAAAGAGGTCTGGGTCATCTTGAATTACATCAATTAAGAGGACATCATCTTCATATGCTTTAAGAATATCTGGAAACCCTACTTCTGAAAAATTCTTAGTTATTTTTCTACCCCTAACTTCACTGGAAACTGGTCTGAATGTTTCTTGTTCTTTACAGCAGAAGGAAGGACTTTTCTCTACGTACCCAGGATCACAAGAAAAAGCATTATTTTCAACTGTGAGAGAAGCAACTTCTTTATTAGAAACAATATTGCCTGGTTCAGAGACGTGATTAGATGGTTTGCTATTGTTACCTTGCTTTGTAAAGCTTGGAGAAATACTATAGGAATTCTTATTGTAGAATGAGTCAGAACTAACTTGCACTGGAGTTACACTATTTCGTATGCTCAAAGTTTGAGGTCCTAACATTGTCATGGAGACATTTTCTTTACTCCTATTCTGTCTTACATCTGCTCCAGATAAATTGTCCAGAAGTTCTAGAGGACTGTAAGCTTCTCTCTCTGATGACTTGGCatttacttcttttcctttttctattttattcttaagtaaaggaattttaaaattagtcagCCGTCCTGTGTTCAATATTTTAACCAAGTCTGGAactataaatgtttgttgagcaaTGCATGCTTTTCGATGAATAGTTTTGCCTGTAGAGTTATTTGCTTCCTGACCATCTTTGGAAGTTGCTGTCAAATTAAGTTTTGTTaaatttcctctatgttttcttttatttcctgttAAGCTTTGAGTCTTACTGGTTAATTGAGTATCTTCAGTAGTGTTAGAAATTACCTCTGACCCACTTCTGCTCAGTTCCtctgattttatctttttatcatcCTTGATTATAGGTTCCTTTATAACCATTAAAGTAGGTTCTACTGCAGAAACTGAAGACAAACAATTCGAATTAGAatctaatttttctttacttgAAGACTCAGTGTTTGTTTCTGTTAAGGAACTTTGTAATAATAATTTGGAGTCAGTTAAGTGGGTCTGGTTTGTTTGGTGTTTAGGGACATCAACTTGCCTACAACTTTCCTGAGACCCAGGGAGAAAGTAACCTGATTCTGGCAAGGAAGCCTTTTTCCAACACCAGGCAGATATTCTAGCACATGAATAATAGGGCCAAGTTCTTTTACCAGTCATAGGTATTGTCCTCTGACAGCTTAACTTCAATTCTTCAGATGCACTTCTTAAGTCTTCCCGTGAAGATCTCCTGTCAATATGGTACTCATTAGGTGATTTCCCTATGAAGCTTTTCATCGATTTAAAATCCTCTTTCGACGCCATGCTTTCATATCCTAAGGGCTCTGAAGcattctctgtttcttctttcaaaaGTGGTTCAATGGTTTTCTGAAACACAGCATTTACATGATGTTCagaacttgtttctttttctactgTTTCTGGGACACTTAATAAATGATCCATCAAAGAGACTGTATTATGGCTTACTTTTCTCAAAACATTTAAAGGACTTTTAGTCTCTGCTTCTTTACCATCAGCAATCATTTGATTTTCTTGCAACATCAACTCGGACTTGTTATACTCATTAGAGAAGTTCATCTCAGTAACTGTTTCATCTGCTTTTTCAGACAACTTCATCCTTTTCCTGGGTTTTTGCCCAACACTGCTCTCctctattgaatatttatttttttcacgtTGAAGGCAGGAAAGCAAGCCATTGGTTTTATTTTGGTATAAATCACTCTCTTCTGGTAGTAACTTATTTACTCCTATTACATTTTTTTCGGTTTCTAAGAGCTGAGGAATACTATTTGTGTCACTCTTCTCTGCAAGACTCctaaggttttctttctttgagaaattgtCTGCTACATGCATACATCCACCATCAGGCTTATATGGCAGGTTGTTTTCATCATTACAACCCTTGGAATGGGGGAAACAATTGCAATCACgtaattttaaaacagaattattttCTACTTCAGGTGACAAGATGTTACAAGAATATTTTGGAGTATTCTTGTACAGTTCATCTTGGAATTCAACCATAATATTTTGTGTAGCCTCATTTTCGGTTATTTTGAGAGGTGGGTTTTCTAagcttttaagttttttatttcgAATTCTTCTTTTAATACCTTCTACTATACTTTCCTTACCCAAAGACTGCAAGCATTCCACTGTTTGGAAAGATTCCGAACTGGTTAATGATTCCTTTCTTACCAGGTCAAGCCCTGGCTGTGGATCATCACTTGAGGCTTcagtaacttttcttttttccttggctgatcaaaacaacaaaatatatcagAAAAGATTTTATATTGAGGAGGAAAATGCAAtatcattgaaattaaaaattgtgAGGCTATCGTTTTTATTTCCCTGAAGAGCtgtatgtaaatatacatttgtttttaacatgaaagccTTAATTTCTGTTAAGGAATTACATATAAACCTGTGTAAATTCTAAAGCAACTGAATAACTCTTATAACATCGTCATCTCATACTAGCCAAAATGGACCACAAGTAGGAATTCCTCCTATCATAATTCTGACCAAGGACTCCTAACGGGGAACACCCCTTTTAAGGAAATCAATTTTTCCCATCTCCTGGTCAACTATGTGCATCAGAAATAACCATGCAGGTTCAAGTTAAAGACTAGTGGTAAAACAAAGATGGAGCACGCTGAGGTGCAAGGGCTAAATGTTAAGCGATCGTGGGTGCTTTCTTACTGTGTCTCTCCGTTTGCAAGGGGAGTTCAGCCTCCTTTGCTGCTTCTAGGCCTCGCCGGTCTGACGAGTCTGACGGGCTCACCTGGCCCCTGCGCCCCTCCACCCGACGCCTTGCGGCCTTTCCAGCCCCCGATGCTGCAACCGACTTATCACTTTCCACCTCGCCTCTCCCAGGGGTGGCCCGGGCCACCATTTTCCTCTTTTGCCTATTCTCCCCGCGCCCCCCGGCCTCAGGGCCGCAGCCTCccgccgcgcctggccctggCGCCTGCCGCTTCCGCAGGTTTCGCACATTGCCTTCGGGCCCTGCGGCCGTCGTGGGGCCCAGGGATGGAGGTCGTCGCATGTGCCCCGAGGCTGGCCCGCGAGGGCCCCTCTGCACCAGCTTGCAGGAAGCCACCGCGGCGCAAAAGATGCTCCCACCGGGAGGCACCTACTGCCCTCTGACCCACCCCACACCGCCAGTCACCACAGCCCAGGGCCGGAAGCGGAAGTTGGGCGGGTAAGCGGAAATGGGGCCTCGTGTCTGGGGCCCCGACTGGTGCTTCGGGATCCAACGGGCAGGAGAGCTGCGAGTTCCGTGCCAGCGTCTTTCTGGAGGGCCTCTCGCGGAGCCCCGAGGGAGGCAGTGGCTGCTCCCGATTTCATTGCGAGGGACTGTAGTGGGGCTCATCATATCACAGACCTCCGTTGGCCCTTCCACTAGGCTGAGCTTCCTGGAACCGTTCAGGGCTCATTCTCCCAGGTGCTGCTCCTCGCACCTTGGCTGCTCGCAAAGGCCACTGTCAGCCAGTGGCTTCTAACTCCACACCAAGTCTCCTAGAAGCCCCTGTTTAACTGCCTTCCTGATATATTCACCTGGATAT contains these protein-coding regions:
- the TOPAZ1 gene encoding protein TOPAZ1: MRRPPSLGPTTAAGPEGNVRNLRKRQAPGPGAAGGCGPEAGGRGENRQKRKMVARATPGRGEVESDKSVAASGAGKAARRRVEGRRGQVSPSDSSDRRGLEAAKEAELPLQTERHTKEKRKVTEASSDDPQPGLDLVRKESLTSSESFQTVECLQSLGKESIVEGIKRRIRNKKLKSLENPPLKITENEATQNIMVEFQDELYKNTPKYSCNILSPEVENNSVLKLRDCNCFPHSKGCNDENNLPYKPDGGCMHVADNFSKKENLRSLAEKSDTNSIPQLLETEKNVIGVNKLLPEESDLYQNKTNGLLSCLQREKNKYSIEESSVGQKPRKRMKLSEKADETVTEMNFSNEYNKSELMLQENQMIADGKEAETKSPLNVLRKVSHNTVSLMDHLLSVPETVEKETSSEHHVNAVFQKTIEPLLKEETENASEPLGYESMASKEDFKSMKSFIGKSPNEYHIDRRSSREDLRSASEELKLSCQRTIPMTGKRTWPYYSCARISAWCWKKASLPESGYFLPGSQESCRQVDVPKHQTNQTHLTDSKLLLQSSLTETNTESSSKEKLDSNSNCLSSVSAVEPTLMVIKEPIIKDDKKIKSEELSRSGSEVISNTTEDTQLTSKTQSLTGNKRKHRGNLTKLNLTATSKDGQEANNSTGKTIHRKACIAQQTFIVPDLVKILNTGRLTNFKIPLLKNKIEKGKEVNAKSSEREAYSPLELLDNLSGADVRQNRSKENVSMTMLGPQTLSIRNSVTPVQVSSDSFYNKNSYSISPSFTKQGNNSKPSNHVSEPGNIVSNKEVASLTVENNAFSCDPGYVEKSPSFCCKEQETFRPVSSEVRGRKITKNFSEVGFPDILKAYEDDVLLIDVIQDDPDLFGVSNEGELSFTSGVPRRSQEPNVAGEHQSTDSKYMETPVKKEPSDDLRELPVLDCGSIKPDICASNSAASEIKHDPKDANTSLGEVANETSENETLGDFGEQIKGSDLDEKHRFSDKVITKEEKENIYEVCKSKDSRNADIMVGECQFAAPVPKPLCLLVPPLSLSGRQEDTILNSWMNDFRFLGKHSVLKLQTPETCEIFKREKNVGVFQLGLMIPYKYCKFHFNTLRGCERPLCKFAHVPEQGDEKVCTDVFKKYVNINELCLLQRAVNIFMEYYRKFPPGVYFDLQVLNDLLNSLLKHCLLKEVFQIVNLSIMVKILPSLKILLNIFEHVATMKLRNAVPALIDIFCKLVEAGMVLDPEHFNYIVKLLYQVQASKQEITAVLEMKSRLQMRQFKKNWKCDLDSALNKLEHCKEKGDWTKLGKLYINVKMGCEKFADFQTFCACIAETLTKNYEDERPDIPFCEFAETVSKDPQNSKVDKGVLGRIGISAMYFYHKLLQWSKGRKVLDKLYELKIHFTSLKGLIGPEKLASRCQIVNVAAEIFLKSGSLDGAIWVMRESEWIIDTPLWPCDRLDVLNRHNLLCTIAHEILAKSLYRQTFEVLQNLPGFQNSQETVEVSQYSLLFNKLLGSCIESSSLGMSSSVAEFMISKSIPIDFSFLRRLITSLGRSHLWLKARAHYKSALSLGCYPPLEGNLYRKLLLIPSHLSEIEMLLAIEIFMVSNASSIQSPGTSTQILQIVLKRCEDNQSRSNDDYQAAVERLIMAARISDPKLFVKHMTVNVNKEQVYSLEHCSALKWLKENMKWAGKVWLFSNH